In Horticoccus luteus, the following proteins share a genomic window:
- a CDS encoding Gfo/Idh/MocA family protein: MKKITSPVRVALIGCGAYGAEHARFLSTTSGVRLRAVADIAMARAEAFRTRFGAEYATSDVARIWADAAIDAVWICTQHDTHAPLAEAAAAAGKAFFLEKPLAITLADCDRIVAAVERAGVTAMAGFKLRFFPGVQEARAFLTKPLLTVAQVIDDRWPTEMWANDPVKGGGNVLSQGCHMIDTVLHLHPTAPVRVYAAGGNLHHPQNAIMDVASITITFADGAVATVAVGDVGVPPHASKFALQQSDGSRSLSLYNRLNALMTRADKQVTEHPPYPEEGAAVIDTAFLEALVSGAPSPCTVQSARRTTAVVLAAIESIERGRAIDLTQSPYAAAIAGA, translated from the coding sequence ATGAAAAAAATCACCTCACCTGTTCGCGTGGCGCTCATCGGCTGCGGGGCCTACGGCGCCGAGCACGCCCGGTTTCTTTCGACGACGAGCGGGGTGCGGCTGCGCGCGGTGGCGGATATCGCGATGGCGCGGGCCGAGGCGTTTCGGACAAGGTTCGGGGCGGAGTATGCGACGAGCGATGTCGCGCGGATCTGGGCGGACGCCGCGATCGATGCGGTGTGGATCTGCACGCAGCACGACACGCACGCGCCGCTCGCGGAAGCGGCGGCGGCGGCGGGCAAGGCGTTTTTTCTCGAGAAGCCGCTGGCGATCACCTTGGCGGATTGCGACCGCATCGTCGCGGCGGTGGAGCGTGCGGGCGTGACGGCCATGGCGGGTTTCAAGCTGCGTTTTTTTCCGGGGGTGCAGGAGGCGCGGGCGTTTTTGACGAAACCGTTGCTCACGGTGGCGCAGGTGATCGACGACCGTTGGCCGACGGAGATGTGGGCCAACGATCCAGTGAAGGGCGGCGGCAACGTATTGTCCCAAGGCTGTCACATGATCGACACGGTGCTCCATCTGCATCCGACGGCGCCGGTGCGGGTGTATGCGGCGGGTGGAAATCTCCACCATCCGCAGAATGCGATCATGGACGTGGCCTCGATCACGATCACGTTCGCGGACGGAGCGGTGGCGACGGTGGCGGTGGGCGATGTCGGCGTGCCGCCGCACGCGTCGAAGTTTGCGCTGCAGCAGTCGGACGGCAGCCGGAGCCTGAGCCTCTACAACCGGCTCAACGCATTGATGACGCGTGCGGACAAACAGGTGACGGAGCACCCGCCGTATCCGGAGGAGGGCGCGGCGGTGATCGACACGGCGTTTCTCGAGGCACTCGTCAGCGGTGCGCCTTCGCCGTGCACCGTGCAGTCAGCGCGGCGCACGACGGCGGTGGTGTTGGCGGCGATAGAGTCGATCGAGAGGGGCCGCGCGATCGATTTGACGCAGAGTCCGTATGCGGCGGCGATCGCCGGTGCTTAG
- a CDS encoding carbohydrate ABC transporter permease encodes MRTTDETLTKPLESLPARVRHWSGGMGLHGVMTVLSLAMILPFAWMVLTSLKTLAEAADPAWLPHTAQWGNYPEVFRVIPFLRFAANSLVVAGWVTLLQVFTSALAAYSFARLDWPGRDRVFFIYLGTMMLPGLVMLIPNYEIMVKLGLVDSYLGLVLPAAFSAFGTFLLRQFMLGIPRALDEAAEIDGASKWQIFWTVIMPLSRPGLVTLAIFTLMGNYHSFFWPLVMMRTVDKYTLPVGLLFFDSEHGQATHLLMAAVTMSVVPLIVLFVLLQRQFIRGIQIGAVKG; translated from the coding sequence ATGCGAACGACTGACGAGACGTTGACGAAGCCGCTGGAGAGTCTGCCGGCGCGCGTCCGGCACTGGAGCGGCGGCATGGGGCTGCACGGCGTGATGACGGTGCTCAGCCTGGCGATGATACTGCCGTTCGCGTGGATGGTGCTGACGAGTCTGAAAACCCTGGCCGAGGCGGCCGATCCGGCGTGGTTGCCGCACACGGCGCAGTGGGGGAACTACCCGGAAGTTTTTCGCGTGATCCCTTTTCTCCGCTTCGCGGCGAACAGCCTCGTGGTGGCGGGTTGGGTGACGTTGTTGCAAGTATTCACGAGCGCGCTGGCGGCGTATAGTTTCGCGCGACTCGACTGGCCGGGGCGTGACCGCGTGTTTTTCATTTATCTCGGCACGATGATGCTGCCGGGGCTCGTGATGCTGATTCCGAACTACGAGATCATGGTAAAGCTCGGCCTCGTGGATTCGTATCTCGGCCTGGTGCTGCCGGCGGCGTTCAGTGCGTTCGGCACATTTTTGCTCCGGCAATTCATGCTCGGCATCCCGCGCGCGCTCGACGAGGCCGCGGAAATCGACGGCGCGAGCAAGTGGCAGATTTTCTGGACGGTGATCATGCCGTTGAGCCGGCCGGGACTGGTGACGCTCGCGATCTTCACGCTGATGGGCAACTACCACAGCTTCTTCTGGCCGCTGGTGATGATGCGCACAGTCGACAAATACACGCTGCCGGTCGGGTTGTTGTTCTTCGACTCGGAGCACGGGCAGGCCACGCACCTGCTGATGGCAGCCGTCACGATGTCAGTGGTGCCGTTGATCGTGTTGTTCGTGCTGCTGCAGCGGCAGTTCATCCGCGGCATCCAGATCGGGGCAGTGAAAGGGTAG
- a CDS encoding ABC transporter substrate-binding protein, whose amino-acid sequence MQRTFLVCLLTLSAASAALYWTLPEQRAGRPLLYWVTQDDPVKRETIELFYQWRAQRGLPPVEVRIDSANVDPTKKLVQGVSGVGGDLIDVYELQLEMLQATGMLADLTDVAQRMGFGPDRTYAMARDDVMVQGRQYGFPRNVEVTLCWINRDTFARYGVPEPPTRWTWDEFEALGKRFVAAANPPGTKHRVFFLSRIWRDTLRRSCGAATFNETQTRCVLDTPASIEMLRRLYRWTIEERLMPTQEEDRAFAADASGWDAAFALFAAGRYAMLYEGRWALIRLRPRGDLNLRVVEPFNNGFPVTQGGAGLVSIFAGTKHPQEAAEFLQFLTSKDFNLLVARSGDSLPPVPAYAQTEAFLHPAGHPNEWGVHAEFAKAGHTIAITASKSPFVLPMMVDRIDTEVVDAMLAQRLSPEAAARELTDRLNGEMALNVKQDPALRKLYDERMALQHAIDGRRAAGQRVPAAWIADPYQRALYRAHGWLEEGAAK is encoded by the coding sequence ATGCAACGCACTTTTCTCGTCTGCCTGCTCACTTTGAGCGCGGCCAGTGCAGCGCTTTACTGGACGCTGCCGGAGCAACGCGCGGGGCGGCCGCTCCTCTACTGGGTGACGCAGGACGATCCGGTGAAGCGCGAAACGATCGAGTTGTTTTACCAGTGGCGGGCACAGCGCGGACTGCCGCCGGTGGAGGTGCGCATCGACAGCGCGAATGTCGATCCGACGAAGAAACTCGTGCAGGGTGTGTCCGGAGTCGGCGGCGACTTGATCGATGTTTACGAACTGCAACTTGAGATGCTGCAAGCAACGGGGATGCTGGCCGACCTGACGGACGTGGCGCAGCGGATGGGCTTCGGGCCCGACCGGACTTATGCGATGGCCCGCGACGACGTGATGGTGCAGGGGCGGCAATACGGGTTTCCGCGCAACGTCGAGGTGACGCTCTGCTGGATCAACCGCGACACCTTCGCGCGCTACGGCGTGCCGGAGCCGCCCACGCGCTGGACGTGGGACGAGTTCGAGGCCCTGGGCAAACGCTTCGTCGCCGCGGCGAATCCGCCGGGAACGAAACATCGGGTGTTTTTCCTCAGCCGCATCTGGCGCGACACGCTGCGGCGGAGTTGCGGAGCCGCGACGTTCAATGAAACGCAGACGCGATGTGTGCTGGATACGCCGGCGAGCATCGAGATGCTGCGGCGGCTTTACAGGTGGACGATCGAAGAGCGGCTGATGCCCACGCAGGAGGAGGACCGGGCATTTGCGGCGGACGCGAGCGGGTGGGACGCGGCGTTCGCGCTATTCGCGGCGGGCCGCTACGCGATGCTCTACGAAGGCCGGTGGGCGTTGATCCGGCTGCGACCGCGCGGCGATTTGAATCTGCGCGTCGTCGAGCCGTTCAACAACGGCTTTCCGGTCACGCAGGGCGGAGCGGGCCTGGTGTCGATTTTTGCGGGCACGAAGCATCCGCAGGAGGCGGCGGAGTTTTTGCAGTTTCTGACGAGCAAGGACTTCAACCTGCTCGTGGCGCGCAGCGGAGATTCGCTGCCGCCGGTGCCGGCGTATGCGCAGACGGAAGCGTTTCTCCATCCGGCCGGACATCCGAACGAGTGGGGGGTGCACGCGGAATTTGCGAAGGCGGGCCACACGATCGCAATCACGGCGAGCAAGAGTCCGTTCGTGCTGCCGATGATGGTGGACCGGATCGACACCGAGGTGGTGGACGCGATGCTCGCGCAACGGCTTTCGCCCGAAGCGGCGGCGCGCGAGTTGACGGATCGTTTGAACGGCGAGATGGCCCTCAACGTGAAACAGGATCCGGCGCTGCGGAAATTGTATGACGAGCGGATGGCATTGCAGCACGCGATCGACGGGCGGCGCGCGGCGGGGCAACGCGTGCCGGCGGCGTGGATCGCGGATCCGTATCAGCGCGCGCTCTACCGGGCGCACGGGTGGCTGGAAGAGGGGGCGGCGAAATGA
- a CDS encoding ABC transporter permease: MSNVEPRTSGTRAFVGLSNIWRDLRFSFRALRRAKVFSATVILTLALCIGANSTILTVLYGLVLKPLPFPDAGQIVDICNMRPKAGQMKLRVSLAQFLDYQKHADLLSDVALWNGWMFNLGQEGSTVRYVGMQITADYFKVLGLQPLKGRFFTAEDCRPGQGAVAVVTQSFWEKKFNGDPDIVGQELRLSGRLYTIVGIVPRSFEELSTAPLLMVPYEVVPDRARPEWRMAPMGDMCARVKSGVALGAALAQLQTLEERNREALADPRLREYLVSGGHRMGLEQIRAEQTKPIKSSLLLLQGCGLLVLLLGCVNVASLTLARVNARRSELAVRRALGASTPMLARQILLEAVLLALGGGALGLLLAASALRVINVYTDRVVYGIPPVSIDGGVLGLTLLVSLVVAVLIGALPVARIGRERTLQNALQSGTRGASAGGRFRLISSGLVVAQVALALVLLIGAGLLITSFAKVMATRPGFDVDRILYARVAYDSNYTDPVMLQGLQNRILEKMREIPGVESLAYSWYLPGSDINRTTNLPIRGMPAGQDGTYPTGIMFGVSPGYLETMGIRLLEGRNFNADDLRPGARPVYIVERKFAERYFPDRSAVGQLFGWGPPDQKPEEAPVIIGVAENAHVAGLEDRDAAPYVYAALDTSRGGLSLEFRTTRTLEDMLPAIRAKLHSVDPALPIYGETTMRTQLENKAAGRRGIMWLLGGYASIALILAAVGIYGLLAYDVTQRTKEIGIRGAIGATRAQIVALILRQGLWKTGCGLTIGLVAALYLSRYIRTLLYDVAPTDPLIFGAVTLLLLLVGLLASWLPARRAARVDPMIALRCE, encoded by the coding sequence ATGTCCAACGTCGAACCCCGAACCAGCGGAACGCGCGCCTTCGTCGGACTGAGCAATATCTGGCGCGATCTGCGATTCTCCTTTCGCGCGCTGCGACGGGCGAAGGTGTTCAGCGCGACCGTGATTCTAACCCTCGCGCTGTGCATCGGCGCCAATTCCACCATCCTCACCGTGCTCTACGGACTGGTGCTCAAACCGCTGCCCTTCCCTGATGCCGGGCAGATCGTCGACATCTGCAACATGCGCCCCAAGGCCGGGCAGATGAAGCTGCGCGTGAGCCTGGCTCAATTTCTCGATTATCAAAAACACGCCGACCTCTTGAGCGACGTCGCCCTGTGGAATGGATGGATGTTCAATCTCGGTCAGGAAGGATCCACCGTCCGCTATGTCGGCATGCAGATCACCGCAGACTACTTCAAAGTGCTCGGCCTGCAGCCGTTGAAAGGACGCTTCTTCACCGCGGAAGATTGCCGGCCCGGACAGGGCGCCGTGGCGGTGGTGACGCAGTCGTTTTGGGAAAAGAAATTCAACGGCGATCCTGACATCGTCGGCCAAGAGCTCCGCTTGTCCGGCCGCCTTTATACCATCGTCGGAATTGTGCCCCGCAGTTTTGAAGAGCTCAGCACCGCGCCTTTGCTCATGGTCCCTTACGAAGTGGTGCCCGATCGGGCGCGGCCCGAGTGGCGCATGGCCCCGATGGGCGACATGTGCGCACGCGTCAAATCGGGCGTGGCGCTCGGCGCCGCACTCGCCCAACTCCAAACGTTGGAAGAACGGAATCGGGAGGCGCTCGCGGATCCACGCTTGCGCGAATATCTCGTCAGCGGCGGTCATCGCATGGGCCTGGAACAAATTCGCGCGGAGCAGACGAAGCCCATCAAGAGCAGCCTCCTGCTGTTGCAAGGCTGCGGGCTGCTGGTGTTGCTGCTGGGCTGCGTGAATGTCGCCAGCCTCACGCTCGCCCGCGTCAACGCGCGGCGCAGCGAACTGGCCGTGCGCCGCGCGCTCGGCGCATCCACGCCGATGCTCGCGCGCCAGATCCTGCTCGAAGCGGTGTTGCTCGCGCTTGGCGGCGGCGCCCTCGGCCTGCTGCTCGCCGCCTCGGCCCTCCGCGTCATCAACGTCTATACGGACCGCGTGGTCTATGGCATCCCGCCCGTGAGCATCGATGGCGGCGTCCTCGGGCTCACGTTGCTCGTCTCGCTGGTCGTGGCGGTGCTGATCGGCGCGTTGCCCGTGGCGCGCATCGGCCGGGAACGCACTCTGCAGAACGCCCTTCAGAGCGGCACGCGCGGCGCATCCGCCGGCGGACGTTTTCGGTTGATCAGCAGCGGTCTCGTCGTCGCTCAAGTCGCGCTGGCGCTGGTGCTGTTGATCGGCGCCGGCCTCCTCATCACCAGCTTCGCCAAAGTCATGGCCACCCGGCCCGGCTTCGATGTGGACCGCATCCTCTACGCGCGGGTCGCTTACGATTCAAACTATACGGACCCCGTCATGCTCCAGGGATTGCAAAACCGGATTCTGGAAAAAATGCGCGAGATCCCCGGCGTCGAGTCGCTCGCGTATTCGTGGTATCTGCCCGGGTCGGACATCAACCGCACGACCAACCTCCCGATCCGCGGGATGCCGGCGGGACAGGACGGCACCTATCCCACGGGCATCATGTTTGGCGTGTCACCGGGCTACCTCGAAACCATGGGCATCCGTTTGCTGGAAGGACGCAACTTCAACGCGGACGATCTGCGCCCGGGCGCGCGGCCGGTTTACATCGTCGAACGAAAATTCGCCGAACGCTATTTCCCGGACCGCAGCGCGGTCGGCCAGTTGTTCGGCTGGGGACCGCCGGATCAAAAACCGGAGGAGGCGCCCGTCATCATCGGCGTCGCCGAAAACGCGCACGTGGCCGGTTTGGAAGACCGCGATGCCGCACCCTACGTCTACGCGGCGCTCGACACCTCGCGCGGCGGCCTGTCGCTGGAGTTTCGCACCACGCGAACGCTCGAGGACATGCTCCCCGCGATTCGCGCCAAATTGCACAGTGTGGACCCGGCGCTGCCGATCTACGGCGAAACCACGATGCGGACCCAACTCGAAAACAAAGCCGCCGGTCGCCGCGGCATCATGTGGCTGCTCGGCGGCTACGCCAGCATCGCATTGATCCTCGCCGCCGTGGGCATCTACGGGTTGCTGGCCTACGACGTCACCCAACGCACGAAGGAAATCGGGATCCGCGGCGCCATCGGTGCGACGCGCGCGCAAATCGTGGCGCTCATCCTGCGCCAAGGCCTCTGGAAAACCGGCTGCGGCCTGACCATCGGTCTCGTCGCCGCGCTTTATCTGAGCCGTTACATCCGCACGCTGTTGTATGACGTCGCTCCCACCGATCCGCTGATTTTCGGCGCGGTCACGCTGCTGCTTCTGCTCGTCGGCCTGCTCGCGAGCTGGCTGCCCGCGCGCCGCGCCGCCCGCGTCGATCCGATGATCGCGCTGCGCTGCGAATAG
- a CDS encoding phytanoyl-CoA dioxygenase family protein, producing MSLETATPPPPTAIRKSLFVDSTPLLGDPAALRARAREDGYLFFKQRLPADEVLALRAELLAVVERHGWRQPGQDALGGLVDYDAINRVTEEAMHRTDVGVTADAYHDVQKLERFHRLPHHPRLLEIYRALFDGEVLVHPRHIARMITPHTCMVPTPPHQDFPYIQGSANTWTCWFPVGDCPRPLGGLTVLHGSHRGGYQPVQPAKGAGGFAVPLCPHETHWVEGDYEVGDVLTFPCHTIHKALRCQFKDRIRLSLDVRYQAASEPVDNSSLNPHCSLTWDEIYAGWKHDDLKYYWRKLPLNVSPWDQGYLQPKRRIC from the coding sequence ATGTCCCTCGAAACGGCCACCCCGCCCCCTCCCACCGCCATCCGCAAAAGTCTGTTCGTGGACTCCACGCCGCTCCTTGGCGACCCCGCGGCGCTGCGTGCGCGCGCCCGCGAGGACGGATATCTGTTTTTCAAGCAACGCCTGCCCGCCGACGAAGTGCTCGCGTTGCGCGCCGAGTTACTCGCCGTCGTCGAGCGCCACGGCTGGCGCCAGCCAGGCCAGGACGCCCTCGGCGGACTCGTCGATTACGACGCGATCAACCGCGTGACCGAAGAAGCCATGCACCGCACCGATGTCGGAGTCACCGCCGACGCCTATCACGACGTGCAGAAGCTCGAACGTTTTCACCGCCTGCCGCACCACCCGCGCCTGTTGGAAATTTATCGCGCGCTCTTTGACGGCGAGGTGCTCGTGCATCCGCGCCACATCGCACGGATGATCACGCCGCACACCTGCATGGTGCCCACGCCTCCGCACCAGGACTTTCCTTACATCCAAGGCAGCGCCAACACTTGGACGTGCTGGTTTCCCGTCGGCGACTGCCCCCGCCCGCTCGGCGGGCTCACCGTGCTGCACGGCTCGCACCGCGGCGGCTACCAACCTGTGCAACCCGCAAAAGGCGCCGGCGGGTTCGCGGTGCCGCTTTGTCCGCATGAAACGCATTGGGTGGAGGGCGACTACGAAGTCGGCGACGTGCTCACGTTTCCCTGTCACACCATTCACAAGGCGCTGCGCTGCCAGTTCAAGGACCGCATCCGCCTCTCCCTCGATGTGCGCTATCAAGCCGCCAGCGAACCCGTGGACAACAGTTCCCTCAACCCGCATTGCTCGCTCACGTGGGACGAAATCTACGCCGGCTGGAAGCACGACGACTTGAAATACTACTGGCGCAAACTCCCGCTCAACGTCAGTCCGTGGGACCAAGGTTACCTCCAACCGAAGCGCCGGATTTGCTGA
- a CDS encoding carbohydrate ABC transporter permease: MSTGSPRRRWLVGMAFLLPNIAGFCAFTLVPLALAVAMAFSDWDILRHNVFRHEPLAFVGLDNFSRLLRDPQFWQYLGNTLFMMLGLPFAIAGSLASALLLTRVNRRRLPASGWVLGVATLVFVGAALVLLAGGMAPGGVGWMFGGLALGVFVLGVATGGTAYRTLFYLPHFTAGVATFVLWKKLYDPHNGPVNAALGPVLDGAASAVRHTPFLFGEVLPVAAGIGAVVLTAWQLRRLRRRWHEGEIGGLAVTLGSGVPAAAVGAWCHWQRGWNAFAWPAAVAVLASIAAATMVRRRPWRAAHVSTGVATEFALAMLLGPVLVLLVAALALGPALPAAATAGFAAPNWLGDYGWAKPALMMMALWAAIGSNNMILYLAGLSNIPPELYEAAEMDGATAQQRFWHITWPQLAPITFFVSVMGIIYGLQGGFEMARAMTLGGPAGSTTTLSYYVFVQAFEAGRLGYAAAVSWIMFLLVFVMSLVNFRLGNRDAND; encoded by the coding sequence ATGAGCACGGGTTCTCCGCGGCGGCGCTGGCTCGTCGGCATGGCGTTTTTGCTCCCGAACATCGCGGGGTTCTGCGCGTTCACCCTCGTGCCGCTGGCGCTGGCCGTGGCGATGGCGTTCTCCGATTGGGATATTTTGCGCCACAATGTGTTTCGCCACGAGCCGCTCGCGTTTGTCGGACTGGATAACTTCAGCCGACTGCTGCGCGATCCGCAGTTCTGGCAGTATCTCGGCAACACGCTGTTCATGATGCTGGGGTTGCCGTTTGCGATCGCAGGCAGCCTGGCGTCGGCGCTGCTGTTGACGCGCGTGAACCGCCGGCGGCTGCCCGCCAGCGGTTGGGTGCTGGGGGTGGCGACGCTGGTGTTCGTGGGCGCGGCGCTGGTTTTGCTGGCGGGCGGGATGGCACCGGGAGGCGTCGGGTGGATGTTTGGCGGACTGGCGCTGGGCGTGTTCGTGTTGGGCGTGGCGACCGGCGGCACCGCGTATCGCACGCTGTTTTATCTGCCGCATTTCACGGCTGGCGTGGCGACGTTTGTGTTGTGGAAAAAACTCTACGATCCGCACAACGGCCCCGTGAATGCGGCGCTCGGTCCTGTGCTCGACGGCGCCGCGAGCGCCGTGCGGCATACGCCGTTTCTATTTGGCGAGGTGTTGCCGGTGGCCGCTGGCATCGGCGCGGTGGTGCTGACGGCCTGGCAGCTCCGGCGTTTGCGGCGGCGTTGGCACGAGGGGGAAATCGGCGGGCTGGCGGTCACGCTCGGGTCGGGCGTGCCGGCGGCGGCGGTCGGAGCGTGGTGTCATTGGCAACGGGGATGGAACGCGTTCGCGTGGCCCGCGGCGGTGGCAGTCTTGGCCAGCATCGCGGCGGCGACGATGGTGCGGAGGCGTCCGTGGCGCGCCGCCCACGTGAGCACCGGCGTGGCGACCGAGTTCGCGCTGGCGATGCTCCTCGGGCCTGTGCTCGTTTTGCTGGTCGCCGCACTGGCGCTGGGGCCGGCGTTGCCGGCGGCCGCGACCGCAGGTTTCGCGGCGCCGAACTGGCTGGGCGATTACGGCTGGGCGAAGCCGGCGTTGATGATGATGGCGCTCTGGGCGGCGATCGGCTCGAACAACATGATCCTTTATCTCGCAGGCCTGAGTAACATCCCGCCCGAGTTGTATGAGGCGGCGGAGATGGACGGCGCGACGGCGCAGCAGCGTTTCTGGCACATCACGTGGCCGCAGCTCGCGCCCATCACGTTTTTCGTGTCGGTGATGGGCATCATCTACGGATTACAGGGCGGTTTTGAGATGGCGCGGGCGATGACGTTGGGCGGACCGGCGGGTTCGACGACGACGCTCAGTTACTACGTCTTCGTGCAGGCGTTCGAAGCCGGGCGACTGGGATATGCGGCGGCGGTGTCGTGGATCATGTTTCTCTTGGTGTTCGTGATGTCGCTCGTGAATTTCCGACTGGGGAATCGTGATGCGAACGACTGA